The following proteins are encoded in a genomic region of Amphiura filiformis chromosome 11, Afil_fr2py, whole genome shotgun sequence:
- the LOC140164575 gene encoding uncharacterized protein, producing MCLEHFVALKSGCMYSFLLFMVLIARCVRSELSLSSEQCSPLSINANLESDFELREQIHNLSERVENLQHVLFNGIQHYGPMALQQCDGAAYTGEIRIPICNIFNDLPESVRASCPETVCETGRMRQAVATNDDFPWERQTSTVCDEEATREWQPIPHHIPVLQTYHTMLVGNILQSANRLRHDALISSVNVMANTFHDVLCGMETTRDLLNHSPLADDSTYGGSSEIIYSGVSLDLQNIVIMQSMWETLEHIIQDLNCLQYWTPISGTVDKRSSNSNSFPVWLAQQRQARLRKKSWSNDNVISKLLKKLRN from the exons GCTGTATGTATAGTTTTCTACTCTTTATGGTGCTAATAGCTAGATGTGTGCGCAGTGAATTATCGTTATCCAGTGAGCAATGCAGTCCACTCTCAATCAACGCAAATCTTGAATCAGATTTCGAGCTTAGAGAGCAAATACACAATTTAAGCGAAAGAGTAGAAAATTTACAACATGTGTTATTCAATGGTATTCAACATTATGGACCTATG GCCTTACAACAGTGTGATGGCGCTGCTTATACAGGGGAAATCAGGATCCCTATCTGTAAt ATTTTCAACGATCTACCTGAGTCAGTGCGTGCCAGTTGTCCAGAGACTGTATGTGAAACAGGCAGAATGAGGCAAGCAGTGGCAACAAATGACGATTTCCCGTGGGAGAGACAAACATCAACAGTATGCGATGAAGAAGCTACTCGG GAATGGCAACCAATTCCACATCATATTCCAGTACTTCAGACATACCACACAATGCTGGTTGGTAATATCTTACAAAGTGCCAATCGGTTACGTCACGACGCGCTTATCAGTAGTGTAAATGTAATGGCTAACACATTCCATGATGTCCTATGTGGCATGGAAACCACG AGGGATTTGCTCAACCACAGCCCGTTGGCTGATGATTCAACGTATGGCGGTTCGTCAGAAATCATATACTCGGGCGTCTCGCTAGATCTGCAAAACATAGTGATAATGCAGTCTATGTgggagacattagagcacatcattcAAGATCTCAATTGCCTACAATATTGGACCCCTATTTCGGGAACGGTCGACAAAAGAAGTAGCAACAGTAATTCATTTCCGGTATGGCTTGCTCAACAAAGACAAGCACGGCTACGGAAGAAGTCTTGGTCTAATGACAATGTAATATCAAAACTGCTTAAAAAATTACGGAATTAG